The Christiangramia forsetii KT0803 DNA segment CAGTACTTTCAGATAAACCACAGTTATTATTTAATTATTTCAAGCAACTTTTCGCACAGGTAACCAATCCACCGCTAGATGGAATTCGTGAAGAAATTGTGACTGATATAAGCCTCTCCGTTGGAGAAGATATCAACCTGTTTGATATAATTCCAGAGCAGGCTAAAAAACTTAAAATTCAGAATCCTGTTATTTCCAATGAGGATCTGGACAAAATCAAATACATCGATTACCCGGGCTTCAAAGCAAAATCTATTTCAATACTTTATGAAGCTGAAAAAGGAATGAATGGTCTTGAGGACCGTTTGGAGGAGATGGTTACAGAAATTAAACATGCTGTTGATGATGGTTGTAATATGATCATCCTGTCAGATAGAAATGTAAATCCAAAACTCGCTCCCATCCCGTCTCTGCTTGCCTGTTCTTTTGTACATCATCGCGCAAAAGATCATAATAGAAGATCTTCTTTCGGAATCGTAATTGAATCTGCTGAACCAAGAGAACCACATCATTTTGCAGCCCTCTTCGGTTATGGTGCCAGTGCCATTAATCCTTATATGGTAAATGAAGTGATCTATGATTTGGTAAAAAGAAAAGAGATCGATGTGGAAGATCCTGAAGTAGCTGTTGAGAATTTTAATATCGCTATAGGTAAAGGGATTGTTAAGATCATGAACAAAATTGGTATTTCTACATTGCTCTCTTATCGCGGGTCGCAGATCTTTGAAATATTAGGGCTGAATAAGAAATTTGTCAATAAATATTTCTGTAATACACCTACGAGGATAGAAGGAATTGGACTATATGAAGTAGAAAAAGAAATTCAGAAACGTTATCAACACGCATTTTTCCCTCCGGAAACTGAAACCGATCTTGATCTTGAAATGGGCGGAGATTACCGTTGGAGAAGAAATGGAGAACGCCATGTTTTTAATCCTGCCAGTGTTGCCAAACTTCAGCAGGCTGTCAAGCAAAATTCTTACGAAACTTATACCGAATATTCCAATATCATCAATGAGCAGAATGAAAAACTCATGACCATAAGGGGTATGTTCAAATTCAAGGAGCTCAATCCAATCCCAATTGAAGAGGTAGAGCCATGGACCGAGATTGTAAAAAGGTTCAAAACAGGTGCAATGTCTTTCGGGTCTATTAGTAAAGAAGCACATGAGAATCTGGCCATCGCTATGAACCGGATAAAAGGAAAAAGTAATTCTGGTGAAGGTGGTGAAGATTCCGATCGTTTTCAGAAAGATATCGATGGAAACTGGAGGAATTCAGCTATTAAGCAGGTAGCTTCAGGAAGATTTGGAGTGAGTATCGATTATCTATCCAGTGCAGGTGAGATTCAGATAAAAATGGCGCAGGGTGCTAAACCCGGAGAAGGTGGACAACTACCCGGAGCGAAAGTAAATCCTGATATTGCGAAAACGAGGAATTCTACACCTTATGTAGGCCTAATATCTCCTCCTCCACATCATGATATTTACTCTATTGAAGATCTTGCACAATTGATTTTCGATCTCAAAAATGCAAACAGAGAAGCACGTATCAATGTAAAATTGGTTTCTAAAGTTGGTGTAGGTACTATCGCTGCCGGCGTTGCTAAAGCGAAGGCAGATGTGGTGCTAATTTCGGGCTACGATGGCGGAACCGGTGCTTCTGCGTTAACCTCCCTAAGACATGCAGGTTTACCCTGGGAACTTGGAATTGCCGAAGCACAGCAAACCCTTTTATTGAATAATCTGCGAAGCCGGATCGTGGTGGAATGTGATGGTCAGTTAAAAACTGGTCGTGACGTAGCAATTGCATGTTTATTGGGTGCTGAAGAATTTGGATTCTCCACCGCTCCACTTGTGGCAACAGGATGTATCATGATGCGTGCATGCCATTTAAATACCTGCCCTGTGGGTATCGCCACCCAGGATCCCGAGCTTAGAAAGAACTTTAAAGGAACCCCGGAAAATGTGATCAATTTCATGTATTTCATTGCACAGGAATTAAGAGAGATTATGGCTCAGCTTGGTTTCAGAAGCATGAAAGAGATGGTAGGTCAGTCTCAAAAACTGGAGACAAATAGAGCTATTAAACATTATAAAGCTCAGGGAATTGATCTTTCCAACATCCTACATAGACCAAATATTAAGCCTGGAGTACCACTTTCAAATACCGAAAAGCAACTTCATAATATAGAAGGTGTTCTGGATTTTGAAATTTTGAGACAGGCCCATCCAGCTATTTACAGAAAAGAACCTGTAACACTTAATTTTCCTAT contains these protein-coding regions:
- the gltB gene encoding glutamate synthase large subunit, yielding MKMKEQGLYSPLFERDNCGAGFICNLNGERTNNIIHKAIDILVRLEHRGAVSADGKTGDGAGILIEVPHEFFKKVCEFELPGSREYAVGMVFLPRNKNQAGICKSTFEKEIENQELEVLGWRKVPVNHSCLGKMASNVEPAIEQVFIGRPKELSDQAFNAKLYSARKIAEHSIENSGLAESEYFYFSSLSTNTIIYKGLLMPQDINEYYKDLNDPDVITKLALVHQRFSTNTFPTWDLAQPFRYMCHNGEINTLRGNLSRMKAREELFESDVFGEDIKKIVPITMEGKSDSASMDMALELLLQTGRSLPEAIMMMVPEAWEKNPSMNDKKKAFYEYNACIMEPWDGPASIPFTDGNYIGALLDRNGLRPSRYTVTKDGYVVMSSETGVLDIEPENVLKHGRLEPGRMFLVDMIEGRIIEDQEVKEKIVSEKPYRNWLDENLLPLANVPYTGNQTPVEDISYITRLKLFGYTYEDITTIISPMASQAKEAIGSMGTDIPLAVLSDKPQLLFNYFKQLFAQVTNPPLDGIREEIVTDISLSVGEDINLFDIIPEQAKKLKIQNPVISNEDLDKIKYIDYPGFKAKSISILYEAEKGMNGLEDRLEEMVTEIKHAVDDGCNMIILSDRNVNPKLAPIPSLLACSFVHHRAKDHNRRSSFGIVIESAEPREPHHFAALFGYGASAINPYMVNEVIYDLVKRKEIDVEDPEVAVENFNIAIGKGIVKIMNKIGISTLLSYRGSQIFEILGLNKKFVNKYFCNTPTRIEGIGLYEVEKEIQKRYQHAFFPPETETDLDLEMGGDYRWRRNGERHVFNPASVAKLQQAVKQNSYETYTEYSNIINEQNEKLMTIRGMFKFKELNPIPIEEVEPWTEIVKRFKTGAMSFGSISKEAHENLAIAMNRIKGKSNSGEGGEDSDRFQKDIDGNWRNSAIKQVASGRFGVSIDYLSSAGEIQIKMAQGAKPGEGGQLPGAKVNPDIAKTRNSTPYVGLISPPPHHDIYSIEDLAQLIFDLKNANREARINVKLVSKVGVGTIAAGVAKAKADVVLISGYDGGTGASALTSLRHAGLPWELGIAEAQQTLLLNNLRSRIVVECDGQLKTGRDVAIACLLGAEEFGFSTAPLVATGCIMMRACHLNTCPVGIATQDPELRKNFKGTPENVINFMYFIAQELREIMAQLGFRSMKEMVGQSQKLETNRAIKHYKAQGIDLSNILHRPNIKPGVPLSNTEKQLHNIEGVLDFEILRQAHPAIYRKEPVTLNFPISNTNRTTGTIISNEISKIHGSKGLPKNTLTLNFNGSAGQSFGAFAAKGLNLNIEGNSNDYFGKGLSGAVLSIRKPKEATFKSNENIIIGNVALYGAVTGEAYINGIGGERFCVRNSGAKAVIEGIGDHGCEYMTGGVAVILGEIGRNFAAGMSGGIAYIFDPENDLDRNNFNMEMIELEAPSEENLQELEELIVNHYQYTESEIAKVILNDWEQASKAFIKIMPTEYKKALQKLEAEKQKEEKVDLKTA